One genomic segment of Occultella kanbiaonis includes these proteins:
- a CDS encoding GlsB/YeaQ/YmgE family stress response membrane protein — protein sequence MGFIGWIVLGLIAGAIAKAIFKDRAPGGLLATLIVGVIGAALGGWIGSAIFNVGLEEFWSIQTWIVAILGSLLVLVIYGAVAGRGSSR from the coding sequence ATGGGTTTCATCGGATGGATTGTCCTCGGCCTGATCGCCGGCGCCATCGCGAAGGCGATCTTCAAGGACCGCGCCCCAGGCGGTCTGCTCGCCACGCTGATCGTCGGCGTCATCGGCGCCGCGCTCGGCGGCTGGATCGGTAGCGCGATCTTCAACGTCGGCCTTGAGGAGTTCTGGAGCATCCAGACCTGGATCGTCGCGATCCTGGGCTCCCTGCTCGTCCTGGTGATCTACGGCGCGGTCGCGGGTCGGGGCAGCAGCCGCTGA
- a CDS encoding sugar phosphate isomerase/epimerase family protein: MPGAISVQLYSIRDAMAEDMPAALQRIADLGFENVELFGYVDRVDAHRDALAAAGLRAPSGHARLVVSDDLPGVLDASAALGMTTVIDPSIPEEQWATRELIEASAARLNEIAKQAADRGLEVGYHNHWWEVASVDGTPGLEIFAAALDDGVTLEVDTYWAEVGGVAAPDLLRRLGDKVTHIHVKDGPATRDTKAQLPAGQGVVPVAEILAAAPEALRVIEFDDFDGDVFDGLAQSLTWLKAQA, from the coding sequence ATGCCCGGAGCCATCTCCGTTCAGCTGTATTCCATCCGCGACGCCATGGCGGAAGACATGCCCGCCGCGCTGCAGCGCATTGCCGACCTCGGGTTCGAGAACGTCGAACTCTTCGGGTACGTCGACCGCGTCGACGCGCACCGGGACGCGCTCGCCGCGGCCGGCCTGCGCGCACCGTCCGGGCACGCCCGCCTCGTCGTCTCCGACGACCTCCCGGGTGTGCTGGACGCGTCCGCGGCGCTCGGCATGACCACCGTGATCGATCCGTCCATCCCCGAGGAGCAGTGGGCCACCCGCGAGCTCATCGAGGCAAGCGCCGCCCGGCTGAACGAGATCGCCAAGCAGGCGGCCGATCGCGGTCTCGAGGTCGGCTACCACAACCACTGGTGGGAGGTCGCCTCCGTCGACGGCACCCCGGGTCTTGAGATCTTCGCCGCTGCGCTCGACGACGGCGTGACCCTCGAGGTGGACACGTACTGGGCCGAGGTCGGCGGGGTCGCCGCGCCCGACCTGCTCCGCCGCCTCGGTGACAAGGTCACCCACATCCACGTCAAGGACGGCCCGGCCACCCGCGACACCAAGGCCCAGCTGCCCGCCGGGCAGGGCGTGGTGCCGGTCGCCGAGATCCTCGCCGCGGCCCCGGAAGCGCTGCGCGTCATCGAGTTCGACGACTTCGACGGCGACGTGTTCGACGGCCTCGCGCAGAGCCTGACGTGGCTGAAGGCGCAGGCATGA